From a region of the Natronogracilivirga saccharolytica genome:
- the ndk gene encoding nucleoside-diphosphate kinase has product MARQRTLAILKPDCVRKGLIGEVLRRIQDAGFTVKAMKMTRLTKQTAGGFYAVHKERPFFDELTDFMSSGPCVPVVLEKENAIEDFRALIGATNPAEAAEGTVRKEFADSVGENIVHGSDSVENGKIEAAYFFAESELVANES; this is encoded by the coding sequence ATGGCCAGACAAAGAACATTGGCAATCCTCAAACCCGATTGTGTACGCAAGGGACTCATTGGTGAAGTGTTGCGCAGAATTCAGGACGCCGGCTTCACTGTCAAGGCAATGAAGATGACCCGGCTCACCAAGCAGACGGCGGGTGGTTTTTATGCTGTGCACAAAGAGCGGCCTTTTTTCGATGAACTGACGGATTTTATGAGCAGCGGCCCGTGTGTTCCCGTCGTACTCGAAAAAGAAAACGCCATTGAAGACTTCCGTGCTCTGATCGGAGCCACGAATCCTGCCGAAGCTGCTGAAGGGACGGTCAGAAAAGAGTTTGCAGACAGTGTAGGTGAAAATATTGTTCATGGATCCGATTCCGTTGAAAACGGAAAAATCGAAGCTGCCTACTTTTTTGCTGAAAGCGAACTTGTGGCCAACGAATCCTGA
- a CDS encoding GNAT family N-acetyltransferase — protein MRKKVADEITISRDGFLFIKEVRKLNNLVFREKRLINRLDHDPLIFLTAHCQGELAGFKIGYAQSPRIFYSAKGATSPLYRRQGVATKLLFEMMREAAAMGFTELHYDTFPAIYPGMVVLGLRHGYKFKKMHWNPEYNDFQLRLGRALR, from the coding sequence ATGAGGAAAAAAGTAGCTGACGAAATCACCATAAGCCGGGACGGCTTTCTGTTCATAAAGGAAGTCAGAAAACTCAACAACCTTGTCTTCAGGGAGAAGCGCCTGATCAACCGGCTGGATCATGACCCGCTGATTTTTTTGACTGCCCACTGCCAGGGAGAGCTGGCCGGTTTCAAAATCGGATATGCTCAAAGCCCCAGGATTTTTTATTCGGCTAAAGGGGCTACCTCGCCCTTGTACCGCAGACAGGGAGTGGCCACGAAACTGCTTTTTGAAATGATGCGTGAAGCTGCGGCTATGGGTTTCACGGAACTTCATTACGACACGTTCCCGGCAATATATCCGGGGATGGTTGTTTTGGGACTCAGGCACGGATATAAATTCAAAAAAATGCATTGGAATCCGGAATACAATGACTTCCAGCTGCGGCTGGGCCGGGCATTAAGATAA
- a CDS encoding NUDIX domain-containing protein: MDDDIRNRVRVRVNGLVVRDQALLMVNLHSPVTNELIWMPPGGGLGFGETLHGALVREIKEETGVTVEAGPLWYLQEVHATGIHAVEFYFFCHYKAGEPVAGVDPEYSKEQQIIRGADFIPFDRLGRSDIFPEYLRNGFAEDLSDPERQKELPGFI, from the coding sequence GTGGATGATGATATTCGGAATAGGGTGCGGGTCAGAGTAAATGGTCTTGTGGTCAGGGATCAGGCCCTGCTGATGGTAAACCTGCACTCGCCGGTAACGAATGAACTGATCTGGATGCCGCCGGGCGGCGGTCTTGGCTTTGGAGAAACATTGCACGGCGCACTTGTCCGGGAAATAAAAGAAGAGACAGGTGTTACTGTGGAAGCCGGACCTCTTTGGTATCTGCAAGAAGTTCATGCAACCGGCATCCATGCTGTTGAGTTTTACTTTTTTTGCCATTACAAAGCCGGTGAACCGGTTGCAGGCGTAGATCCGGAGTACAGCAAAGAGCAGCAGATTATCAGGGGTGCTGACTTTATCCCCTTTGACCGGCTCGGCCGCAGTGACATATTTCCCGAATACCTTCGAAACGGATTTGCTGAAGACCTGTCCGATCCTGAAAGACAAAAAGAATTGCCCGGGTTCATTTGA
- a CDS encoding CTP synthase: MEPKYIFVTGGVTSSLGKGIICSSLGLLLVARGFRVTIQKLDPYINVDPGTMNPYEHGEVYVTDDGAETDLDLGHYERFLGVPTSQDNNVTTGRIYYDVITKERQGAYLGQTVQVIPHITDEIKSRVKSIGDSGNFDIIIVEIGGTVGDIEGLPYIEAMRQLRYDVGKENTLSIHLTLVPYLKAAGELKTKPTQHSVKTIYELGLQPDILVCRAEVPIDASIRRKIAQFCNVDNEDVIASLDARSIYEVPLLMKDEGLDHRVIKKLHLDSSDPELTEWNRFVQAVSKPDYTIRIALVGKYVDHQDAYLSIVEAFKHSGAVNNCEIDIQWISSDYLDSGNVNTLLEGVSGILVAPGFGARGIDGKLVAVTYARENRIPFMGICLGMQCAVIEYARNVCGWDQANSTEFDPETPYPIVDLMLEQKSIDEKGGTMRLGAYDCSLKQDSFSGSAYGKPVISERHRHRYEINNRYREELEANGLIVTGVNPDKDLVEIVEVKDHPWFVGVQFHPELKSTVKQPHPLFVDFLKASVEYARSNGQLDEFTAVMNSHNS; the protein is encoded by the coding sequence ATGGAGCCGAAATATATATTTGTAACAGGGGGAGTTACGTCGTCCCTCGGTAAGGGAATCATTTGTTCATCCCTCGGACTGCTTCTCGTTGCCCGGGGTTTTCGTGTAACCATTCAAAAACTTGATCCCTACATCAATGTGGATCCGGGCACGATGAACCCGTATGAACACGGTGAGGTCTATGTTACCGATGACGGAGCAGAAACCGATCTGGACCTGGGTCATTATGAACGATTCCTGGGTGTGCCGACGTCCCAGGACAACAATGTCACTACCGGAAGAATCTACTACGATGTTATTACCAAAGAACGACAGGGCGCTTATCTGGGTCAGACCGTTCAGGTCATTCCGCATATCACCGATGAGATAAAATCGCGGGTCAAGTCAATCGGTGATTCCGGAAATTTTGACATTATAATCGTAGAGATCGGTGGAACGGTAGGTGATATCGAGGGGCTGCCCTATATCGAAGCAATGAGGCAGCTCAGGTACGATGTCGGTAAAGAAAACACGCTCTCCATCCATCTTACGCTTGTCCCGTACCTGAAAGCGGCAGGCGAGCTCAAAACCAAACCGACCCAGCACTCGGTAAAAACCATTTACGAACTGGGATTGCAGCCCGACATCCTTGTTTGTCGTGCCGAAGTACCTATTGATGCCTCCATACGCAGAAAAATTGCCCAGTTTTGCAATGTTGATAATGAAGATGTGATCGCATCGCTGGACGCCCGCTCCATATATGAGGTCCCGCTTCTGATGAAGGATGAAGGATTGGACCATCGCGTCATCAAAAAGCTGCACCTGGACAGTTCCGACCCTGAACTGACCGAATGGAACCGGTTCGTCCAGGCAGTCAGTAAACCGGATTATACCATACGGATTGCCCTTGTGGGGAAATATGTCGATCATCAGGATGCTTATCTCTCCATTGTCGAAGCATTCAAGCACTCCGGAGCGGTAAACAACTGCGAAATTGATATCCAGTGGATATCCTCCGACTATCTGGATTCCGGAAATGTAAACACCCTGCTGGAAGGAGTGTCGGGCATACTGGTGGCTCCGGGTTTCGGTGCCCGCGGTATTGATGGAAAGCTTGTTGCTGTAACATATGCACGTGAAAACCGGATACCCTTCATGGGTATCTGCCTGGGAATGCAGTGTGCCGTGATCGAATATGCACGCAATGTGTGTGGATGGGATCAGGCCAACAGTACCGAATTCGACCCGGAAACCCCCTATCCCATTGTGGATCTGATGCTTGAACAGAAAAGCATCGATGAAAAAGGGGGGACCATGCGTCTGGGTGCCTATGACTGTTCATTGAAACAGGACTCCTTTTCCGGCAGCGCCTACGGGAAGCCGGTCATCAGCGAACGGCACAGACATCGTTATGAAATTAATAACAGATACCGCGAAGAGCTTGAGGCCAACGGTCTGATTGTGACAGGAGTCAATCCGGATAAAGACCTCGTTGAGATTGTTGAGGTAAAAGATCATCCGTGGTTTGTGGGAGTTCAGTTTCATCCGGAACTGAAAAGCACGGTCAAACAACCGCACCCGCTGTTTGTGGATTTCCTGAAAGCATCTGTTGAATACGCACGCTCCAACGGTCAACTGGACGAATTTACTGCGGTAATGAATTCTCACAATTCCTGA
- a CDS encoding HAMP domain-containing histidine kinase, with protein sequence MKSPVGNAMMYSELLIDDIENLQSEHKDAADDLDHLKHYCRNIHLSSSKLINTIQSWGFAYQIEDGIYEASEDRVHVKKLLEQTISGNEIFIRGKSLNVNLEYESDVNTVKRDEELITLVLDNLVTLFLSIAGNKKTIDIRVSDDNGKLLFLFFPPETAFRSNLIEAFSGEQTISNNMVPEQGILKPGGYALLFVNTALRFLGADHGVDQESGATPSFWFRLPLS encoded by the coding sequence ATGAAGTCACCGGTCGGTAATGCCATGATGTATTCCGAGCTGCTTATCGATGATATCGAAAACCTTCAGTCGGAGCACAAGGATGCAGCAGACGATCTGGATCATCTCAAGCATTATTGCAGGAACATCCACCTGTCGTCCTCAAAGCTTATCAATACCATTCAGAGCTGGGGCTTTGCCTATCAGATTGAAGATGGTATTTATGAAGCATCGGAAGACAGGGTGCATGTGAAGAAACTGCTGGAGCAGACCATATCCGGAAATGAGATATTTATCAGAGGAAAGTCTCTGAATGTCAATTTAGAGTATGAAAGTGATGTAAATACCGTCAAAAGAGATGAGGAGCTGATAACGCTTGTTCTGGATAACCTGGTCACTTTGTTCTTAAGCATTGCCGGCAACAAAAAAACGATAGATATCAGGGTCAGTGATGATAACGGCAAGCTGCTGTTTCTTTTCTTTCCCCCGGAAACGGCATTCCGCTCCAATCTCATTGAGGCATTCTCAGGTGAGCAAACCATCAGCAATAACATGGTGCCCGAACAAGGCATTCTGAAACCGGGCGGTTATGCCCTTTTATTCGTAAATACGGCTCTCCGGTTTTTGGGTGCCGATCATGGCGTGGACCAGGAATCCGGAGCAACACCCTCATTCTGGTTTCGCCTGCCTTTGTCGTAA
- a CDS encoding phosphoglycerate kinase: protein MTKLSLKDLDLKGKTVVMRVDFNVPIKDGVIGDDNRIRQALPSINHVIEAGGKLVLLSHLGRPKGERKPEFSLKPVAGHLQSLVSCNVHFGEDCIGDQARKAVEAAKAGEIVVLENVRFHPEETKNDPGFSKQLAEHGDIFVNDAFGSSHRAHSSVAGITEHLQPAAAGYLLQKEIEYLQNSVENPKRPFVAVLGGAKVSDKIGVIENLITKVNTIIIGGGMTYTFYKAQGLPIGNSLLEEDKVELAGTLLEKAKSNNVNIMLPVDSIVGREFKEDTETKTVAQDGIEDGWMAMDIGPKSAELFGDEIKDAKTVIWNGPMGVFEMDAFAKGTFAVAGAMSTATENGAITIIGGGDSASAIKKAGLEDKVSHVSTGGGASLEYLEGIELPGIASLTDK, encoded by the coding sequence ATGACAAAATTATCTCTTAAAGACCTGGACTTGAAAGGAAAGACGGTCGTTATGCGCGTTGATTTCAACGTACCGATTAAAGATGGCGTGATCGGTGACGACAACCGGATCAGACAGGCTCTGCCCAGCATAAATCATGTAATTGAAGCAGGCGGCAAGCTTGTTCTGCTGAGTCATCTCGGACGCCCGAAGGGTGAACGCAAACCCGAATTCAGCCTCAAGCCGGTGGCCGGTCACTTGCAGTCGCTGGTCTCCTGCAATGTGCATTTCGGTGAAGACTGCATCGGTGATCAGGCCCGAAAAGCGGTTGAAGCCGCGAAAGCCGGTGAAATCGTTGTGCTGGAAAATGTCCGGTTCCATCCGGAAGAAACCAAGAATGACCCCGGATTCTCCAAGCAGCTGGCAGAACATGGAGACATTTTTGTCAACGACGCCTTTGGAAGCAGCCATCGTGCGCACAGTTCTGTAGCCGGTATAACGGAGCATCTGCAGCCGGCTGCCGCCGGATACCTGCTGCAAAAGGAGATTGAATATCTTCAGAACAGCGTTGAAAATCCGAAGAGACCGTTTGTTGCCGTACTGGGCGGAGCCAAGGTTTCGGACAAAATCGGAGTGATTGAAAACCTGATCACAAAAGTGAATACCATTATCATCGGCGGCGGAATGACCTATACATTCTACAAGGCTCAGGGCCTGCCGATTGGCAATTCGCTGCTTGAGGAGGACAAGGTTGAGCTTGCAGGTACACTGCTCGAAAAAGCCAAATCCAATAATGTTAACATTATGCTGCCTGTAGACTCTATTGTCGGACGCGAGTTCAAGGAAGACACCGAGACCAAAACGGTAGCTCAGGACGGCATCGAGGATGGCTGGATGGCGATGGATATCGGTCCGAAGTCTGCTGAGCTTTTTGGCGATGAAATCAAGGATGCCAAAACCGTAATCTGGAATGGTCCGATGGGCGTTTTCGAAATGGATGCATTCGCCAAGGGTACCTTTGCCGTTGCAGGAGCTATGAGCACAGCTACTGAAAACGGAGCAATCACGATTATAGGAGGCGGTGACTCCGCATCTGCCATTAAAAAGGCAGGTCTTGAGGACAAAGTTTCCCACGTTTCGACTGGTGGCGGAGCAAGTCTCGAGTATCTGGAAGGCATTGAACTTCCGGGTATTGCCAGTCTCACAGATAAATAG
- a CDS encoding NAD+ synthase — protein sequence MNIRIQQINVVVGDIKSNADAVLRALEKAEADSVDLLVLPELVVCGYPPMDLLERRSFLNAVFSQNDRIIESTGSTGLLFGTVTPNESGHGRPIYNTAILAHQGETAGRVHKTLLPTYDVFDEFRYFEPGNNIHVTEWAGFKWGITICEDIWNNQNEYNYHTYKCDPAVELREKGAQVLINIAASPFTKRKPEMREDMLARHARRLNIPVIYANQVGANTEIVFDGISSVFSAEGNLITRLATFEEDHGDFTWSGSPDISYTGSSVAPIPGTEERLFHALVLGLKDYVVKSGMPDRVVMGLSGGIDSALAAVIATRALGKENVMGVTMPSEFSSSGSVTDSEVLASNLGIPFYELPIADIYQAFISTLQPVFGDSEFGVAEENLQSRARGALLMGISNKLGNMLLNTGNKSELAVGYCTLYGDMAGGLSILSDIYKTEVYAISRWLNDQFFGREIIPENTISKPPSAELRPDQKDTDSLPPYDILDGILKAYIEDQMPAEHIVQKGYHEETVRDVIRKVDGNEYKRRQAAPGIRVSSKAFGSGRRLPIAQRWTELG from the coding sequence ATGAATATCCGGATTCAGCAGATAAATGTTGTGGTCGGTGACATCAAAAGCAATGCAGACGCTGTACTCAGAGCTCTTGAAAAAGCCGAAGCTGACAGTGTGGACCTTCTTGTTCTGCCGGAGCTTGTTGTTTGCGGGTATCCGCCGATGGATCTGCTCGAAAGAAGATCATTTCTGAATGCCGTATTTTCCCAGAATGACCGGATCATCGAAAGTACCGGAAGCACAGGCCTGCTTTTTGGAACTGTTACCCCGAATGAATCCGGACACGGGAGGCCAATATACAACACAGCCATACTTGCACATCAGGGAGAAACTGCCGGCCGCGTTCACAAAACCCTGCTTCCGACCTATGATGTGTTTGATGAGTTCCGGTATTTTGAACCCGGAAACAATATCCACGTCACCGAATGGGCCGGTTTTAAATGGGGTATCACTATTTGTGAAGATATCTGGAACAATCAGAATGAGTATAACTATCATACTTACAAATGTGACCCTGCTGTCGAACTAAGGGAGAAAGGGGCACAGGTGCTCATTAACATCGCCGCATCCCCCTTCACCAAAAGAAAACCCGAGATGCGGGAAGATATGCTGGCACGGCATGCCCGCAGGCTGAACATTCCGGTCATTTATGCGAATCAGGTTGGAGCAAATACCGAAATTGTTTTTGACGGCATCAGTTCTGTATTCAGTGCTGAAGGCAATTTGATAACCAGACTGGCGACATTTGAGGAAGACCATGGTGATTTCACTTGGTCAGGGTCACCTGATATCAGTTATACCGGCTCCTCCGTTGCACCGATTCCCGGCACGGAAGAGCGATTGTTTCATGCGCTTGTGCTTGGTCTCAAAGACTATGTCGTCAAAAGCGGAATGCCGGACCGGGTGGTAATGGGACTGAGTGGTGGCATTGATTCTGCCCTGGCTGCCGTCATTGCAACCCGGGCTCTGGGAAAAGAAAATGTGATGGGCGTGACCATGCCCTCGGAGTTTTCATCATCAGGCAGTGTGACAGACTCTGAAGTACTCGCTTCCAACCTCGGGATACCCTTCTACGAATTGCCAATTGCCGATATATATCAGGCGTTTATCAGCACACTTCAACCCGTTTTCGGCGACAGCGAATTCGGAGTTGCAGAAGAGAACCTCCAGAGCCGGGCGCGCGGGGCGCTGCTGATGGGAATATCAAACAAATTAGGAAACATGCTGCTCAATACCGGTAACAAATCTGAACTTGCTGTAGGGTACTGTACCCTTTACGGTGACATGGCAGGTGGTCTTTCCATCCTTTCTGATATCTATAAAACCGAAGTTTATGCGATTTCCCGCTGGCTGAACGACCAGTTTTTCGGCCGTGAGATCATTCCGGAAAACACAATATCCAAACCTCCCAGTGCGGAGCTGCGGCCCGATCAGAAAGACACCGACTCGCTCCCTCCGTATGATATTCTGGACGGCATCCTCAAGGCCTATATTGAAGATCAGATGCCGGCAGAACACATAGTACAAAAAGGTTACCATGAAGAAACCGTGCGGGATGTCATCCGAAAGGTGGATGGCAACGAATACAAGCGCAGACAGGCTGCACCGGGTATCCGGGTGAGTTCAAAAGCTTTTGGCTCAGGCCGCAGACTGCCGATTGCGCAGCGATGGACCGAGTTAGGATAG
- the rlmB gene encoding 23S rRNA (guanosine(2251)-2'-O)-methyltransferase RlmB: protein MNSEQFVYGRNAVHELLEHRPGNISKIYIRNNAQGRAIQDLVNMASTSRVPVQRVPGKKLADMVGSVNDQGVVASVSEAAYIELEDWLEQSDISLNPVILALDEIEDPHNFGAVVRTALACGIDAVMVPKHRQAPMSGGVLKASAGAILRMPVIRVVNLNQALITLKKAGFWILGTDMESGDPYWHQDYNIPMVVVLGSEEKGIRKKTKEHCDMFVHIPMLNDVESLNASVSSALISYEILRQRQAKPE from the coding sequence ATGAATTCCGAGCAATTTGTATACGGACGGAATGCAGTTCATGAACTGCTTGAACACCGGCCCGGCAACATATCGAAAATTTACATACGCAATAATGCCCAGGGACGTGCAATCCAGGATCTTGTGAATATGGCCTCCACGTCTCGTGTGCCGGTTCAGCGCGTTCCCGGGAAAAAACTGGCCGATATGGTCGGATCTGTTAATGATCAGGGTGTGGTTGCTTCTGTCAGTGAAGCTGCTTACATCGAGCTGGAAGACTGGCTTGAGCAATCGGACATCAGCCTGAATCCCGTAATACTTGCCCTTGATGAAATCGAGGATCCGCACAACTTTGGCGCCGTGGTCCGGACGGCCCTGGCCTGCGGAATAGATGCGGTAATGGTGCCCAAGCACCGGCAGGCCCCCATGTCGGGAGGCGTTTTAAAAGCTTCCGCCGGGGCTATTCTGCGCATGCCGGTAATCCGGGTTGTCAATCTGAATCAGGCACTGATAACGTTGAAAAAAGCCGGGTTCTGGATACTTGGTACCGATATGGAGAGCGGAGATCCGTACTGGCATCAGGATTACAACATCCCGATGGTCGTGGTGCTCGGCAGTGAAGAGAAAGGGATACGAAAAAAGACAAAAGAGCATTGCGATATGTTTGTGCACATACCCATGCTCAATGATGTGGAATCGCTTAATGCCTCGGTAAGCAGCGCCCTTATCAGTTACGAAATATTACGACAAAGGCAGGCGAAACCAGAATGA